A single Symbiobacterium thermophilum IAM 14863 DNA region contains:
- the disA gene encoding DNA integrity scanning diadenylate cyclase DisA, with translation MEDRSGFWQVLQQLAPGTALREGLESILLARTGSLIVVGDSPEVLALVDGGFRLDCEFTPTRLYELAKMDGAIILTRDAQRILYANAMLVPDPSIPTSETGTRHRTAERVARQTGELVISISQRRDLITLYKGPMKYILRDFAVVLTKANQALQTLEKYKLVRDQAVARLSALELDDMVSALDVALVVQRTEMLLRIGKEIERYIVELGTEGRLVAMQLEELLAGVAAEGLLIIRDYASTDDPQHAAALRQQMAEWTYEELQDLAAVARLLGAGALDSPLGARGYRMLRRIPRLPAAVIENLVARFGRLQRVLAASLEELDDVEGIGEVRARAIQEGLRRMRMQFALERQL, from the coding sequence ATGGAGGACCGAAGCGGCTTCTGGCAGGTGCTGCAGCAACTCGCCCCCGGCACCGCGCTGCGGGAGGGGCTGGAGTCCATCCTGCTGGCCAGGACCGGGTCGCTGATCGTCGTCGGCGACTCCCCGGAGGTCCTGGCGCTCGTGGACGGGGGTTTCCGCCTGGACTGCGAGTTCACGCCCACGCGGCTGTACGAGCTGGCCAAGATGGACGGGGCGATCATCCTCACCCGGGACGCCCAGCGCATCCTCTATGCGAACGCCATGCTGGTGCCCGACCCGTCGATCCCCACCAGCGAGACGGGCACCCGCCACCGCACGGCGGAGCGGGTGGCCCGACAGACCGGCGAGTTGGTGATCTCCATCTCCCAGCGCCGGGACCTGATCACGCTGTACAAGGGCCCGATGAAGTACATCCTGCGGGACTTCGCCGTGGTCCTGACCAAGGCCAACCAGGCCCTGCAGACCCTGGAGAAGTACAAGCTGGTCCGGGACCAGGCGGTGGCCCGCCTCTCCGCGCTGGAGCTGGACGACATGGTCAGCGCGCTGGATGTGGCGCTGGTGGTGCAGCGCACCGAGATGTTGCTGCGCATCGGGAAGGAGATCGAGCGGTACATCGTCGAGCTGGGCACGGAGGGCCGGCTGGTGGCGATGCAGCTGGAGGAGCTGCTGGCCGGCGTGGCGGCGGAGGGGCTGCTCATCATCCGCGACTACGCCAGCACCGATGACCCTCAGCACGCGGCGGCGCTTCGGCAGCAGATGGCCGAGTGGACGTACGAGGAGCTGCAGGACCTGGCAGCCGTCGCCCGGCTGCTGGGCGCCGGCGCGCTGGACAGCCCCCTGGGTGCCCGGGGCTACCGCATGCTCCGGCGCATCCCCCGGCTGCCCGCCGCTGTCATTGAGAACTTGGTGGCCCGGTTTGGCCGGCTGCAGCGCGTGCTCGCCGCCTCGCTGGAGGAGCTGGACGACGTGGAGGGCATCGGCGAGGTGCGGGCGCGGGCGATCCAGGAGGGGCTGCGCCGGATGCGGATGCAGTTCGCCCTGGAGCGGCAGCTGTAG